In the Butyricicoccus intestinisimiae genome, one interval contains:
- a CDS encoding AAA family ATPase, with protein MEKRFFVSLFIWRMECHHLSYIQSDIEKRIFGIMLDCIGKNQQLIFTTHNTDMLDLNLPKHSYVFLRKCLEDGAYTVSAISASDVLKRNTDSLRRAVENDVFAFLPQDSLLDELEMR; from the coding sequence TTGGAAAAGCGCTTCTTCGTATCTTTGTTTATATGGAGGATGGAATGCCATCATCTTTCTTATATTCAGAGCGATATTGAAAAAAGAATATTTGGTATCATGTTAGATTGTATCGGTAAAAATCAACAATTGATTTTTACTACACATAACACAGATATGCTTGATCTTAACCTTCCAAAACATAGCTATGTATTTTTGAGAAAATGCTTAGAAGATGGAGCATATACAGTATCTGCAATATCTGCATCGGATGTGTTGAAGCGGAATACAGATTCTCTGAGACGAGCCGTTGAAAATGATGTATTTGCTTTCCTGCCACAGGATTCCTTGTTGGATGAATTAGAGATGAGGTGA